The Equus caballus isolate H_3958 breed thoroughbred chromosome 4, TB-T2T, whole genome shotgun sequence genome includes the window ATCTGTTTGACCCAATTTTTAGAAGTTacctacattaaaataaatatttgatgagtttAGCATTGTAGTGAAACACCAGTTGTTTGCTTTTATTCATAAAGTTCAGCAAAAGCTACTGCCATACCTTGTGAGTTAACTTGCTTACTAACAAGAACATTCTTTTGGAGTTACGTATTACTTTTTCTCTATGAAAACGAATGTAGCAAATTCaacttaaattatattttcaaaagtgtAATGCTAAGGCTACCCAAGCTAAATGAGAAAGTGTAGGCCAAATGGAGTGGCATTTCAGAATAATGGCTACAGTTTTAATTTCTGTAGAATAGCAGATCTGAAATACTCTTGtgtgaatttataattttcaagtaactattaaaaacacattaaaatttatttcatatccTATTCTGTTTTTCTTACATAGTTTGTAAACCCAacattacattattattatttttgcttaaacaaaagataatcttttaaagagatttacataataaaaacagatcttttgttttattcatgtaGTTGCAATTTtcagtgctcttcattcctttctttttttttttaagaagaaaaattttatttcaaacagGTTCAGTGCTAGGTGTACTACAGCAAAGGTGGTTGTAACAGCACTTTCATTTCAAACCTGAACTGATGTACAAATTTGACACTGTTTAGCAATGATCAGTTTCTGCTAAAATGTGGTTTAAATCCATCAATATGCTGATTTTGACAGTTATTGTAGACCCCattatttattttagtaataGAGGTAAAATTTTCATCACCAAAAAATGAGAATAACCTTGTAGTTTCTGTTAAGACAATGAGCTATGAAATATTACACCCTCACTTTATTAAGAGAAATGTGGACTTTATCCAAATGTGTTACTAACTGGTATTCTTCAGTCATCAGCTACTGTTGCCTTGATGGTTACTCCTCTTCTTATCTGACCCCAACCAATTAAacaccagtgtttctcaactctTTGGCTGAGGGCAATTTTTTCTCCTACTTCCGTGCATTCAGGATTAGTGAGAACCGTTTTACCCAAGTCAGCCTTAACTGCACTCACTCTTCCTTCTGTTGACAAGGATCCTGTGTTCACCATAAGCACTTCATTCTTAGACAGCTTTTGCACCTTTGCTGCttttttgtcttcctctgtccGTACACCAAGGAGCCGTCTAAGTAGGAAATAGGAAATTTCCAATTCTGTGAAGATCTCTGGTAAAGCTCCAACTGCACCAAGTACCTGCCCCACCATCCTATCAGCCCGGCACAAAGTGGGGTCACTTTTTGTTCCAACTCCAATAAGACCCCGTGGAGCAGCATACTGAAGATCATTATGTTCTGCAAAAAGTGAtacaattttggaaaagattGGTTTACACATGAGTTTTCCTTCACTATCTTTGGAAACAATATCAGGTCTGACTTCTATCTCCTGGCCCACCTTTAAACTCCTTTTAAAATACTACCACCAGCCCTACCACCTTTAAGGTCATCAACCTCACAGCCAGGTTTGTTGACAGCAAAGTACCTAATAACAATAAGTTGGGGTTCTGACGTAAAGTCTCTTAGAGGTACTGGAATTTTCTTTGCAATATACTCACAGACAACTTCAATATTATATTTCAGCTGTACAGAAATTGGAATAATGGGAGCTGCTTCTTCTACTGTACCTTGTACAAATGCAAGGATCTGTTCATACTGTTCTTTAGCCTGACTTTCTTTTACCAAATCAATTTTATTCTGTAGAATCAAAATATGTTTCAGCTTCATAATTTCTATGGCAGCCAGGTGTTCAGAAGTCTGAGGTTGAGGACAAGATTCATTACCAGCTATCAACCAAAGAGCTGCATCCATCACTGTTGCACCATTCAGCATAATAGCCATCAAAATATCATGGCCAGGACAGTCAACAAAGGAAACATGTCTGACAAGTCTAAAGTTCCTTCTGGTCCCTGGAATGTCTGAAGGAAATTCATCAGGTGTACTGCTTCCACAGGATCTGTAGCATTCTGGTCGAGGAGAACTTGCATCATTAAGTTTATAAATCTTGGCATTCACATATCCAAGCTTGATTGTAGTATTTCTTTCCAGTTCATTTTTGAACCTGACAGTGTGAACTCCAGAAATAGCTTTTACAACTGTAGATTTTCCATGAGCAACATGACCAATTGTACCTATGTTAATTGTGGCTTGTCTGCTGATAACTTTGTGAGAGAGAGGAGTCAACTTGGTAACATCCAAGTTGGCCAGACCCTGGCGAGAAAGATGTGGCTGCCCCACAGCCATTGCAACTTCGCCTGCCACCATCTTGCCCAGAAAAgctcttcattcctttcattctttcatttcctttcatgcTTTTCCTACCATTTCCATCCATCTGGtatcttctttcttctgcctgaagggCCTCCTCTAACATGTCTTGCAGCacaggtctgctggtgatgaattctttcagcttttgtatgtctgagAACATCATTATTCACcttcattttttaagatttttattgggtatggaattctagattgacagtttttttcttgtaatactTTAAAGATGTTACTCCACCGTTTTCTCACTTGCATTGTTTTttatgagaaatctgctgtcatccttatttttattcctctctcaATATAACATGTCCTTAAAGAGTTTCCCTTTTTCACTGGTTTTGAACAATTTGATTGTGATGTGTCTTGGTATAGCTATCTTCATGTGTCTTGTGCTTTgggttcactgagcttcttggacCTGTGGGTTTATAATGTCCatcaaatatgaaaaaattttagtcgttatttctttaaatatttttggtttccctcctctcttctctttcaggATCTCCAGTTACATATATATCAGGATCGCTGAtgctccatttatttttttattcttctttttcccctctgtgtctgtcattttggatagtttctattgctatgtcttcaggTTCGTTACTGGTGATCACATTTagtgtgtttttcatctcatACATTATAATTTTCTTGAAGTTAGATTTGGGTGTTTAAAAAACTTCCATGTGGCTATTTAACTTTTTTGAACATATGGAGTAGatttataataactgttttaataaCTTTGTCTGCAAATTCTAACATCTTTTTTAGATCTTGGTCAATTTTGTttggttgatttttctccttgttatggattatattttcctacttctttgcatgcctggtaatttttgatggctgccagacattgtgaattttatcttatAGGGTGTTGGATATTTTTATATCCCTGTAAATCTTCTTGAGCATTTTTTTTATGGGATGCAGTTAGTTACTTGGAAATAGTTTAATTCTTTAAGGTTGTGTTTTTAAGATTAGTTTCTGAGTACTCTACCCCAAACCCCTTTAATTATAAGGTTTTCCAGTCTAGCTGTTGGGAACAGGCACAATTCCTAGCCCTGTATGAGTGATGCATACTATTCCTTCTAATCCTTTCAAGTGGTTCTTTCTCTGGCTGTGGGTTGTTTTCTCAGTGTGCTGATCAGTACACTGCTGAATACCTGAGGGGTTTCTACAGATCTCTGTAGATCGCTCTCTGTTCAgctctcctccctctggccctCTGTCCTGAGATTTATAGCTGCTCTGACCCTCTGTGATTTCCCAGATGCACATCTTCAATTCAGGGATCGTGCTGAGCTCTGCCTTGGTTTTCCTTCCCAGGTCGATAATCTGAAGGCTTGGACAGCCATAGTGCTCATGTCATCAGTTTCTTATTTCCTAGGGTTCACCTTATGTGCTTCCTGTTTCTCAAGGATCATTGCCTGGTATCAGGTGTATTGACAActgttgtttcatgtattttgtacAGCACTTTCATTTTTACAGGCAGGAGGGCCATTCCTGTCCCTGTTACTCTGTTTTGGTTGGAAGTGGGTGTCCcccattcattttctcttctgtgtaaaGTCTTGTTGGTCAAGATAATTTTGGAGACTCTTTAAGCATTTAATACTCAATTTAATGCAGTTTATTGTgatattctttctacttttcagtAGTTTCCAAACTTTCTATAATGGATACTTTGTACCgtaaacattttcaaaaactaaGTTTTAATAGTCAATTATGTTCTATATTATACTTGATGATTTTAACTATTGCCTTAGCCATTCAAAACCATTCTCAAGGCAAGCTAGTCATAAATTAAGAAGTTAAATTTGTTGAACATAATTATTTACACACTTTTAAGTGGATAAAAGATGCTACCATAGGTAAGTACCATGTTCCCATTTTTTAAGAAGGATTGAAGCCAAGTAGCTTTGAAATAATACACTCTTGAATTTGTATATGTGAATGATCATAAAACAGCTAATGAAGTACTGTCTTCTAAATTGTATCACCTTTAATGGTGTtcccttttatatttatttaggaGAGTCTATAGTTCATGGGTAGACCTTTAGAATGTTCACATGTTAAGCAGTAGTGAACTATATGCTGgtgaactattttatttttagtgttctCTAGTATTGTAATGATAAAATAGAGTACTGTGAACTAATGTGAGAATAAAGTATCAAAATTCAGGAGTACATCTTGCTATGGTGCATACATCTTGTTTCTTCAAGAGTTTTCTGGCATTAAGGGCACAATTGACTGTGTTAATTTAAAAGAATCCTTGAGGTGGTATAGTTCCATATGCTATAGGAATAtgtcaatgatttttaaatttttttaatttgagtttttaATGTAGTCTTTTGAAAGCTAGTTGTTAAGCATGGCAAGAAGACTACAGTTGCTTTAGAAttcttaggaaaataattttgtaagaacaaattaaaattaactttcttCAGCACTTTCATAAATACCAGCATGATGAAGCCAAAATTGTGGCAATGTTACATTGCTATGTTTCCAATATTTAAACATAAAGGTTAGATGAGATTTATATTCTCTTGGAAAATTGaaccaaaatataaattatttatagaaTTTTAAGAACAGAATCTTAAAAAATTGAATACCACTCTGTGGTGGAGATTGCTGGCTGTCTCCCAATATCCCTTTTCTCCATCATCCTCAGACATTTAGACCCTGAATTTTTGCTGGGGACAGACCCCTACAGAATAAAGATGACATTTatcagcttcccttgcagctaggaaTTGTGCCTTGTGGTAAAGTTCTGGCCGTAGGTTCTAAGCAGAAGTGATTCGTGCAACTTCCAGATAGGCCAGTAAAGGACAGGGGTGtactctctcctttcccttcttgcTTGCTGGAATGTGGGTGGTGTTCTCTAAGAGGCCAGCACTCTAAGAACAGCAAAGcaacaagattttttaaaaaggcctgGGACAATGATGATGACTTCTTGAAGCAGTGTTACCATAATGGCTTGCAGTTTTATGAGAGCAAGGAAGAAACTTCTATGTTGTCAAAGCCACTGTCATTTTGGGTCTGTTACACACAGGCAAAACCATATACACCGTTCCTATAATTTTTTTGTTCGTAAGATATGttagttatattttataattgtaaGCTTAAAAGGACCAAGTGATCATATATCATAGAGATCTAAACTTCTTCAAaggacttcattaaaaaaaaatttgaactaGTCCATTATCTATCAGCTGAAGAGAACAATACAATTAATCCCATCTGGCCCTTCTCTGAGAAACTGAAAAGATTTGAGGCACATAATCCTTATGCTGACTTGGCTCACTGTTCCTTTTACTTTGTGTTAGGGAGATCACAAACTGGCAGCTCCTGGGCAGTTTTGTTCATATTGCAcagaatttgaagaaatattgtATTAATtggcaatatttaaaaatcaggatattTAACTTGAAATCCAGATTTTGGCTTTTCTTGACCAAAGAGAAGATCTGACAACACTGCACCTAATTCTCCATAACATTAGGTAGTTGGAGTTGATTTATAGCTGCTTCTTTTAGATTAGACATGTTCTTTCTTGTTTGTTATAGTCCCCACCACTCTGTATTGCTTACATCTTGTGtgtgttttagttattttaattacTTACTTGATCTTTTAGGCATTTAAATTTCTGATACTCATCTTCCTGGgtaatttaagttttaaattaatCTGTTCTAAAAGTGCTTTcacttccttccccttccctttccctttcAATCCCAATTCCCCCTCTCCATCCTTACTACTACTATCCTAATTAGACTATTTTGTCGTCTCACCTTGCTTACTTGTGGTAGAATCCTGACAGACTTCTGGGCCTCTTTTCTTATGAAATCCTTAATCAGCCTCTACACTACTTTTAGAGTAAcctttgtaaaattaaaattttaatgtgacTCTATCTAGCCTGAAGACTTTGAATGGCTTACCTGCCTTCTAGATGACTTCAGACTCCTTTAGCATTGGTGtggatataaaatggtacaggcacattggaaaacagtttggcagttccttaaaaagttaaacatagagttaccatattaCATAGCacttccactcctaagtatatgcCAAGGGGATTGAAAACATGTTTCTAGATAAAAatgtgtacatgaatgttcatagctatttataatagccaaaaagtggaaacaaaccaaatatctaccaactgatgaataaacaaaatgtggtatatccacaaaatggaatattactggGCCCTAAGAAAAGAACGCAGTACTGATTCGtcctacgacatggatgaaccttgaaaactttatgaTAAGTGAAAAAAGGCAAACTGGTAAGGCCTTTTGTAAGGTCACAaattgtgtaattccatttatatgaaatatccagagacAGAAATAAGTGGTGGTTACCAGCAGTTGAGGGGAGGAGAAATGGGATGTGAATGCTAGTGGATATGGGTTTCTTTTttcaggtgatgaaaatgttctggaactagatagggCTGATGCTTGCACACTCTGTGAATTTACTGAAAAGTCACTGAATtctacaggtttttttttttttaagattggcacctgagctaacagctgttgccaatcttcattgtttttcctacgttttctccccaaatacccccagtacatagttgcatgttctttttagttatgggtccttctagtgtggcatgtgagacgctgcttcagtgtggcctgataagcggtgccatgtctgcacccaggatccacaccggggaaaccctgggccaccgaagcagagcgcaccatcTCAACCCTtcagccatgggccggccccctgaattGTACCGTTTTAAAGAGTGaatttatggtatgtgaactatatctcaaaaaaaaaaaaaaaaaaaaaatcagagaacaaGACAGATCTGACTTTTCTCCGGTCTCAGTTCCTGGTATTTCAGGCTTTACACATCGCTTACCTTCCCCTCTCTCTTGTGCTGGTGTGCTAACCTCCTAAGTGCGCTAAGAGTTCCATGCGATTGCTCAGTGTTGTCCATTTACACATTTCTGCCAGATGAGTCCTACCGACTCTCCACTGCCTATGCCCATGGAAAGAATTCCTGATTTTCCTTCATGTTTTAGTTCAGATCTCACCTCCTCCGGACTTCCTTCCCTATACCAGTGTTGTGTTATTTAAGAGTGGGATTAGATAGATTCTCCAGAGCCAAGCAAGAGCACCCTACAACATGACAAGGGACTTACTTTGATGAGCTTATCCAAATTTTGCAATCAGAAAGTCTAAAAAGAAGCTCTTTTTGTTTTAGTGTACACGAAAGTGttcatgttttatagttttttattttaactttaaataaaatatggtggGCTAGGTGTGGGGAACCGTGTTCTAAAGCGCACACTGTGTCAAGAGTCTTAATCCAGCTTTGCTGCTTCCGCCTCCCTCCCCTCATCCTGTGCAGGGTAGGAACATCTCCTTTGTGACCCCCAAACACCCTTGGCCCCCCTTGTCACCCTGAAAAGTAactatctgtttatttttctgtctcctcatctAGATTGAGGACTCCTTGGGAATACCTCttgtgtctttcatttctctatGTATACAACTAAATCCTAGTAATTCTCCGTAGAAAGTGTTTGGcaaattttgaataaatgaatgggcatcCTCAGTGACATCAAATGTAAGCATCTGGGAGAGAGAGCTTGCATTTGGTTTACTAAAGATCAGAGGTCTGAGGACCGTTTAAGAAATGAAATGCTGTGTAATTAGATGCCTTCATTAAAATACAACCTGCCCCCAtctctctcaacacacacacacacacacacacagaccctctAAAAAGCTGtttcaaaaagaatagaataaaaaaaagtgagaattttCACTTTCCTCAACCTATGCACCTGAGGAAGGTGTTAGATTTAAGGCCTAAAGTAGGTATTAAAATGGCACTTTCCCtaacagatttttaaagtgttttctgtacttttcaaaacagtcttttctttttatgtcagaaaattcataaattaaaattcatGTACTAACATTAACTCccagtttgaaatttttcactaTGCAGTGGCAAATAGTGGCTAGttaatattttgtctttgaaAAATGTGATTATACTTAATTATTTATAAGCAATCCCTCCCTTTTTTacctttggtttttaaaattagaaattctttCCTATCCTATAGGGTCTTGTTTGGGTTCCCAGAATCAGACCCTGAGACAAAGTTTTGAGAGGTAATTTATTTAGGAGGCAGAGAACACACGAGTAGGAATAAGGAAGGCAGTCAGTACAGGGTGTGAATTAAGCCAGCTACCATTTTGGGCAACAAGCTTAATTCTTCTGAGGAAAAGGTAGAAGGTTCCCCTTAGAACTGTCTACCAGAGAAGCAAGGGAGCTGGGATATTATACCATAGAACCATTGCTTTTTGTGGAGGGCTGCTTCCAGCCTGCTGTGCCAGTCCAGAGAAAACCCTCAGGCAATGAAGTAGAAGTGCTGGCAGTTGGAAGTCTGTGGGCTTACCTTTGAATAGTAGTGGCCAGgggatgtgggtgggcctcaacAGTGTCTGCTGTGCGTGAAGATGGTGCCCCAGAGTGGGAGGAGTGCTAAAGTGTGAAAAATATCAGAATTTAAGTTAGCCTCACTCAACCATCAGataagtacctactgtgtgctagtaCTGTGCTAGTGTTGGGATGTATTGATTTTCTTGTTGAGGCACTTAGCTTTTTAAAGCTCAGATTCTTCATttataaagataatttattttcctcctttcacaATTGAGACAGAAAAGAGATGATATTCCCAAAAAAACTTTGAAATGTTTCAAGCagtatttcaaatttattattatGATATGTACCTAAATGTACCCTGAGAAAGCAGTAGAAATGTGGATAGGCTATAAACTTGTCTCTTATCAGGGATATGTTAACCAgtcaaaagcttttttttttcttaggctGTGTGAGTCTGGCCTCTCTGTGCGGTTTGTATAAGGTAGTAAATTTATAAGTTCCATGAAAGGAATAAGGTACCATGGGGATGGTTATTTTTAGCCTGTTGGCAGTGAAAGCATCCCAGGGAAAGTGGATAAAATGAACCTTAAAGTAATAGGTAGGAATTAGCCATGTGGAAACAGGGAATTTATGAAGGAACCGTGCATTCCAGGAGAGCCTGAGTTGAGTCCAGGGGGCAGTGCAGGTGAGAACCCACCGTGTACCCAGGTTAAGCTTTTGGGCCCATCGGTTGGCCAGGACAGGGTGACATTCTGTCTTTATTGCTTTATTTGTCTGCTAACCAGCTTTGTAGCATCTAACTGGCTACTTAAATTTTCCTGGCCTTTCTTTCCTTAACTATAAATTGGGGATACTGGTGCAAACTATACTATAAGATTTTTTGAAGGATACATTGTAAGGATACATGCTATATATTATGTAGGGCAGTTAGAATAGAACTTACTAAGTTCTCAGTAGCTTCAACCATAGCTTTTGATATCAATGTAGTTTCAGATCAAGTACTGTTGCCTGAAGTGTCCAGCCCTACACAACACAAGGTTTCCCAAAGTATATGGAACATTAATCCCACAACATCTGTAAGAAAAAAGGATTATGAAGttaaaagaatttgagaaacCCTGTGTACCATAGATGGACTTCATGGAGAGTTACATTAAGATATTAAAATCTCTGAGATGTCTGGGAGTAAATAACCTTTTTGACTTTGTTTAATactgcattttaaatttctttcatcactggTTTCTGCCTCCTGTCCGCTCTGCAGTGTAATACCTATTCACATTGTATACTCTTTGGGAAATGCTAATTTGAAGAGATTCATGAGTTGGATCAAGCAAATTACCAATACTTATATACCCATATTAATATTGTCTATCAAAGTAACCATCTTATggacttttaaatgtttttaaataacgTGGactttgttcaaaatatttttcaaaattctctctttaggTATGCCTCTGATCCACTTTGCTAGTTAGTGCCCTGACATCAATTGTTACATgatcttttacatattttattcctcattttctacACAGAATTATATTACTTGCTTTATGGTTCTTCCTAGGCCTCAGATATGTTCAGAATGATGTTTTTTTGGCCTCACTTAAGATAATTTAAAGAACATTCCCCAGACAATTCTGAAAGTCAACTTCCAAAAATACTTGGAGTAATGCCACTGTCATTAAACTAAGCAGATAACTTTCAAGGTGAATGGTTTTAAAAGGGACAGCAGCTACTTGGATGTGTATTTTCTCTGCAGAATAAATGGTTTGTCACTTTATAGTTATAGAAGGAGC containing:
- the LOC100066299 gene encoding LOW QUALITY PROTEIN: eukaryotic translation initiation factor 2 subunit 3, Y-linked-like (The sequence of the model RefSeq protein was modified relative to this genomic sequence to represent the inferred CDS: inserted 1 base in 1 codon) — encoded protein: MAVGQPHLSRQGLANLDVTKLTPLSHKVISRQATINIGTIGHVAHGKSTVVKAISGVHTVRFKNELERNTTIKLGYVNAKIYKLNDASSPRPECYRSCGSSTPDEFPSDIPGTRRNFRLVRHVSFVDCPGHDILMAIMLNGATVMDAALWLIAGNESCPQPQTSEHLAAIEIMKLKHILILQNKIDLVKESQAKEQYEQILAFVQGTVEEAAPIIPISVQLKYNIEVVCEYIAKKIPVPLRDFTSEPQLIVIRYFAVNKPGCEVDDLKGGRAGGSILKGXLKVGQEIEVRPDIVSKDSEGKLMCKPIFSKIVSLFAEHNDLQYAAPRGLIGVGTKSDPTLCRADRMVGQVLGAVGALPEIFTELEISYFLLRRLLGVRTEEDKKAAKVQKLSKNEVLMVNTGSLSTEGRVSAVKADLGKTVLTNPECTEVGEKIALSQRVEKHWCLIGWGQIRRGVTIKATVADD